In a single window of the Bactrocera dorsalis isolate Fly_Bdor chromosome 2, ASM2337382v1, whole genome shotgun sequence genome:
- the LOC105228544 gene encoding translocating chain-associated membrane protein 1 has protein sequence MAIKPGMGRKTSSKNPPILSHEFVIQNHADIISCVAMVFVVALMDETTSPFASAFISLHHNVTGEEPSRENPQGKPFSYVAGIKDYCAIFFYTLTCIIMHAIIQEYVLDKISKRLHLSKFKLTRFNESGQLIVFYVFSFLMGANIISREGYMNRFALLWNQYPDHPMTFLHKLFFIIQMAYYLHMLPELYFQKVKKEDQQAIIIHSISGFSAICLAYTFSFHRIALVLLTLHYLGEIVSHIIQLIGVFDREEKFVSVRFFNNSSFVFVRFTTMVIAVLVLYYGIPMEYTKRANVALIGLMVLQGYLIYSFTTEELRATREAQREAKLIQQQQHSKKPKAVKEKAKKKKESDLPEADQSPSPVKSKVK, from the coding sequence ATGGCGATAAAACCTGGCATGGGACGTAAGACCAGCAGCAAAAATCCACCAATTTTAAGTCATGAATTCGTTATACAAAATCACGCGGATATTATTTCCTGCGTGGCAATGGTATTCGTTGTAGCATTGATGGACGAAACTACATCACCTTTTGCCAGcgcgtttatttcactgcaTCACAATGTGACTGGTGAGGAGCCTAGTCGGGAAAATCCTCAGGGTAAGCCATTTAGCTACGTGGCGGGCATTAAGGATTACTGTGCTATCTTCTTTTATACATTAACATGCATCATTATGCATGCCATCATTCAGGAGTATGTATTAGACAAAATATCGAAGCGGCTACATCTTTCCAAATTCAAATTGACGCGCTTCAATGAATCTGGCCAACTAATTGTCTTCTATGTGTTCTCGTTTCTGATGGGTGCAAATATTATATCGCGTGAGGGATATATGAACAGGTTTGCGCTGCTATGGAACCAATATCCCGATCATCCAATGACGTTTCTGCATAAACTGTTCTTTATTATTCAAATGGCTTACTATCTGCACATGCTGCCCGAACTTTATTTCCAGAAGGTTAAAAAAGAGGATCAGCAAGCAATAATAATTCATTCCATATCGGGTTTCTCGGCCATCTGCTTGGCGTACACATTTAGCTTCCACCGCATTGCTTTGGTTTTGTTGACATTGCATTATCTTGGCGAAATTGTGTCGCATATAATCCAACTAATTGGTGTTTTCGATCGGGAGGAGAAATTCGTTAGCGTCCGCTTCTTTAACAATTCGTCGTTTGTTTTCGTACGCTTTACCACAATGGTTATTGCCGTGCTAGTATTGTATTACGGTATTCCCATGGAGTATACGAAGCGCGCAAATGTAGCACTTATTGGCTTAATGGTGTTGCAGGGTTATTTAATATATTCCTTTACCACTGAAGAGCTACGTGCTACACGCGAAGCACAACGTGAGGCTAAACTaatacagcaacagcaacattcGAAGAAACCAAAAGCAGTAAAGGAGAAggcgaaaaagaagaaagaaagtgaTTTGCCTGAGGCTGATCAGAGCCCTAGTCCTGTTAAGTCAAAGGTAAAATAA